A genome region from Cyprinus carpio isolate SPL01 chromosome B23, ASM1834038v1, whole genome shotgun sequence includes the following:
- the nhsa gene encoding LOW QUALITY PROTEIN: Nance-Horan syndrome protein (The sequence of the model RefSeq protein was modified relative to this genomic sequence to represent the inferred CDS: deleted 1 base in 1 codon) yields MPFAKRIVEPQWLCRRADADEEGLLLQDLCAFSNVALSRTLRQLSDLAKHACSLFQELEHELLATNRRVCALREKMSRIQETTGALDPKKEAVPLSNLDIESKLSGHYQAPWHLQRNVFLPSTRPACVEELHRNAKPSLRALYRDQQQRQEVSERERRVTISISMAPPMPTYPSPRAHRRHQQRDRPLTTERTERDIETQTTQAQFQSTRSSSPTECCHFSPWSRKVAPSVDSDSEVVALGHWPKCPFPNVPSTLDKQTNWAGILPLPTPEEKMKTDSQIITSCIVPINVTEEGTNATSPSAISAFLRVGFDREASVRCSLVHSQSVLQRRRKLRRRKTITGIPRCVQQDFDSDESPVARERTVIVHTNPEICQEDLTLSRLNTKDSGCQTEESLIVGAAPSRRRIRSQRGQGVTVSLSHSAGNISSLPDNSDTMFTASVGSRLRSRSLPRKGGRLVDEGHDDSDEDDEEEEEEELSPFEAEDFLPVPGEHILKDDEESTDDQAIPEDQHNSLKFKQHSGSTEHDWIERGRSHLPRKADMGSCEISSSSDTFSSPIHSVSNAGVLTSQMDHKEDHQSSSGNWSGSSSTCPSQTSETIPPAASPPLTGSSHCDSELSLNAATNTNDDSTSFIIDAYPGDRSQGLRSHRTGSFTSTVTDMLDDAGVSTASEGEWSYPHYRHNMPCNPDFSPKHSRAENILECPSFASIATFESLPDRPPSEKADTTSHYSVDAEGYYTSMHFDCGLKGSKSFTYNYASVEQQQAEYGHQTNTLGRRSLSLSKPKVKPSPPKRSSSLKKISSHVGPPSDKNEPKNAVGQSKSMSSGERTQHLGLNGGSSSQLESEEPLGAWGVQSSTEIPEVALFGSTETHSFKDEGAVQSDYADLWLLNDLKSNDPYRSLSNSSTATGTTVIECIKSQESSESQTSQSGSRATTPSLPSVESEFRLPSPEKLVGLASPSSGYSSQSETPTSSLPSTFFPNAHPMSPTGGKRKPKVPERKSSLASLQQYSSKRDLELPIIPPSHLDLSALPNVSKPKTQKKQMHILQREKKKAAASAETKHESLATSVSSDELAVTSPLAITPTVLRSVQLRSVGKSGEGSHDRPINDTATRPKCPTVTIITPPTHNKPHETRKPPPYRPLFTETSSQDNCESLFTPVDGLAAKNIASHFGARNRYDRLAPSPLWSMTAFKAPSEQVNIDEVMSENSREVAEEVSPSNNLFPQSSLEMEQIQPRKSEPNEGSPGQNGVGKRSDSLDQVPDIVNQRSETLQAYLISSAGEESVTSGVPTRSASQELVEEGSTPDTEDYFSKESTPSDPTVSPLTDESKTEDDSVFLSPSKSRTTEDLFAMIHRSKRKMLGRKDSGEMSVRSRLEVVSGNGSATNPATSPSTPNISASPSAQTGAQRTPGPIYRSVKKSSTSNEEFKLLLLKKGSRSDSSYRMSATEILKSPIAPKSPGELLMEGSRQFEEPLSPLHQQLPEQTHSPFPKSYAEGFSPKAFPTSASTRQGRSRMPPAANSSRYSTRSRLYTAPMQAISEGETENSDGSPHDDRSS; encoded by the exons CGCTATCTAATCTGGACATTGAGAGTAAGCTGAGTGGACATTATCAGGCTCCATGGCACCTGCAGAGAAATGTGTTCCTGCCATCGACTCGGCCCGCGTGTGTGGAAGAGCTGCATCGAAATGCCAAACCGAGCCTGCGCGCATTGTACAGAG ACCAGCAGCAGAGGCAGGAGGTCAGCGAGAGAGAGCGCAGGGTGACCATTTCCATCTCCATGGCTCCACCCATGCCCACCTACCCATCGCCCCGTGCCCACCGCAGACACCAGCAGAGAGACAGACCCCTCACCACG gAAAGGACAGAGAGAGACATAGAAACTCAGACAACACAAGCACAG TTCCAAAGCACCCGGTCCTCCTCCCCTACTGAGTGTTGTCATTTTTCCCCATGGAGCAGAAAG GTTGCTCCTTCAGTGGATTCAGATTCAGAGGTGGTGGCTTTGGGCCACTGGCCGAAGTGCCCATTCCCGAACGTGCCCTCAACGCTGGACAAACAGACCAACTGGGCTGGAATCTTACCATTGCCCACCCCAGAGGAGAAGATGAAGACGGACTCTCAAATCATCACCTCATGCATCGTTCCCATTAACGTAACAG AGGAGGGCACCAACGCTACTTCCCCCTCAGCGATATCAGCTTTCCTAA GGGTTGGGTTCGACAGAGAGGCCAGTGTGCGCTGCTCATTAGTCCATTCGCAATCAGTGCTTCAACGGCGAAGGAAGCTAAGGAGACGGAAAACGATCACTGGCATTCCCAGATGCGTGCAGCAAGATTttg attCTGACGAGTCTCCAGTGGCCAGAGAACGTACAGTGATAGTCCATACCAATCCTGAAATTTGCCAAGAGGATCTCACACTCTCTCGTCTCAACACCAAGGACTCTGGTTGCCAGACAGAAGAATCCCTGATTGTTGGGGCTGCACCCTCACGTAGACGGATCAGATCACAAAGGGGGCAGGGCGTGACTGTGTCACTGTCCCATTCCGCAGGCAACATATCTTCTCTGCCTGACAACTCTGACACAATGTTCACCGCCTCAGTAGGCTCCCGTCTGCGTTCTCGAAGCCTCCCGCGTAAGGGAGGGCGACTGGTGGATGAAGGCCATGATGACAGTGATGAGGatgacgaggaggaggaggaggaagaactGTCCCCATTTGAGGCAGAGGATTTCCTACCAGTCCCAGGGGAACATATTCTAAAAGATGATGAAGAAAGCACTGATGACCAGGCAATCCCAGAGGACCAGCATAACAGTTTGAAATTCAAGCAGCATTCTGGAAGTACAGAGCATGACTGGATAGAGAGGGGTCGATCCCATTTGCCTCGGAAAGCTGACATGGGTAGCTGTGAGATTTCCTCCAGTTCTGATACATTCAGTAGCCCCATTCACTCCGTTTCCAATGCTGGTGTGCTGACTAGCCAAATGGACCACAAGGAGGATCACCAGTCCTCGAGCGGTAATTGGAGTGGTAGCAGTTCTACCTGTCCCTCCCAGACATCAGAGACCATTCCTCCTGCAGCCTCACCTCCACTCACCGGATCATCCCACTGTGATTCAGAACTATCGCTGAATGCAGCTACCAATACTAATGATGACTCCACCAGTTTCATTATTGATGCATATCCTGGAGACCGATCACAAGGTCTCCGTAGCCATAGGACAGGTTCATTTACTTCCACTGTGACTGACATGCTTGATGATGCTGGAGTCAGCACTGCCAGTGAGGGTGAGTGGAGCTATCCACATTATAGACACAACATGCCTTGCAATCCCGACTTCAGTCCTAAGCACTCTAGGGCAGAGAATATACTAGAATGTCCCAGTTTTGCTAGCATAGCCACTTTTGAAAGTTTACCAGATAGGCCACCATCTGAAAAGGCTGACACCACCTCACACTATTCTGTAGATGCCGAGGGCTACTATACCTCCATGCACTTTGACTGTGGTCTTAAAGGTAGCAAAAGCTTCACGTATAACTATGCATCTGTAGAACAGCAGCAGGCAGAATATGGacatcaaacaaacacacttggGAGACGTAGTCTCTCTCTAAGTAAACCAAAGGTGAAGCCATCCCCACCAAAACGCAGCTCATCCTTAAAGAAAATAAGCAGCCATGTTGGACCTCCCAGTGACAAGAACGAACCAAAGAATGCTGTCGGTCAGAGCAAATCAATGTCTTCCGGTGAGAGAACACAGCATTTGGGGTTGAACGGAGGCTCCTCAAGTCAGCTGGAGAGTGAGGAGCCACTGGGGGCTTGGGGTGTTCAGAGTTCTACAGAGATTCCAGAAGTTGCTTTGTTTGGCTCCACAGAAACACATTCCTTCAAGGATGAGGGAGCTGTCCAGTCAGACTATGCAGATCTCTGGCTTCTTAATGACTTGAAATCCAATGATCCTTACAGATCGTTGTCAAATTCCAGCACAGCTACGGGTACCACTGTCATCGAATGCATTAAGTCACAGGAGAGCTCTGAATCCCAGACTTCTCAGTCAGGATCTAGGGCCACCACTCCTTCATTACCATCGGTGGAAAGCGAGTTTAGATTGCCTTCACCAGAAAAGCTGGTAGGTCTAGCATCACCTTCCAGTGGCTACTCAAGCCAGTCAGAGACACCAACATCATCTCTTCCGTCAACTTTCTTCCCAAACGCTCACCCAATGTCCCCTACTGGTGGCAAAAGGAAACCCAAAGTCCCAGAGAGGAAGTCCTCACTTGCTTCTTTGCAGCAGTACTCATCCAAAAGGGACCTGGAATTGCCTATCATACCTCCCTCCCATCTTGACCTAAGTGCCCTTCCCAATGTCAGCAAGcccaaaactcaaaaaaaacagatgcacatTCTccaacgagaaaaaaaaaaa gcagcagcttCAGCAGAAACCAAGCATGAGAGTCTGGCAACTTCGGTTTCAAGTGATGAGCTGGCAGTCACTAGTCCTTTGGCCATCACTCCTACGGTACTTCGTTCAGTTCAACTACGTTCAGTTGGCAAATCTGGAGAAGGGAGCCACGATCGACCAATAAATGATACTGCCACTAGGCCTAAGTGTCCCACTGTGACTATCATTACCCCACCTACTCACAATAAACCCCATGAAACTAGGAAGCCTCCACCCTATAGACCCCTTTTCACAGAAACCTCCTCTCAGGACAATTGTGAATCACTGTTTACCCCAGTAGATGGACTAGCTGCTAAGAATATAGCAAGCCATTTTGGTGCAAGAAACAGATATGACCGATTAGCCCCATCACCTCTTTGGAGCATGACTGCTTTTAAGGCCCCGTCTGAGCAGGTGAACATTGATGAAGTGATGTCTGAGAATTCTCGAGAAGTTGCAGAAGAGGTGAGCCCctcaaataatttatttcctCAGAGTAGTCTGGAAATGGAGCAAATCCAACCACGGAAATCTGAGCCAAATGAGGGAAGCCCTGGTCAGAATGGTGTAGGAAAGAGGTCAGATAGTCTTGACCAAGTGCCTGATATTGTCAATCAAAGATCAGAGACATTGCAAGCTTATCTAATCAGCAGTGCTGGAGAAGAATCTGTAACATCAGGTGTTCCAACCAGAAGTGCCTCACAGGAACTTGTAGAGGAAGGGTCAACACCAGACACAGAGGACTATTTCAGCAAAG AGTCCACACCAAGCGACCCAACTGTGTCCCCTCTGACAGACGAATCCAAAACCGAGGAtgatagtgtttttctttcaccaAGTAAAAGTCGCACAACAGAGGATCTCTTTGCCATGATTCACAG GTCAAAACGGAAAATGCTGGGCAGGAAAGATTCTGGAGAAATGTCAGTGCGGAGCCGTTTAGAGGTTGTTTCTGGGAATGGCTCTGCTACTAATCCTGCAACCTCGCCAAGCACCCCAAACATATCTGCAAGTCCATCTGCTCAAACCGGGGCTCAGAGAACCCCGGGTCCAATTTACAGGAGTGTCAAAAAGTCCAGTACCTCAAATGAAGAGTTCAAATTGCTGCTGTTGAAAAAGGGAAGTCGGTCCGACTCCAGTTATCGCATGTCAGCTACAGAGATCCTCAAGAGCCCCATTGCACCCAAAAGCCCCGGTGAGCTCCTGATGGAGGGTTCTAGACAATTTGAGGAGCCACTCTCTCCTTTACATCAGCAACTTCCAGAGCAAACGCACAGCCCCTTTCCCAAATCGTATGCTGAGGGCTTTTCTCCAAAAGCTTTTCCCACATCTGCCTCAACTAGACAAGGCCGGTCAAGGATGCCGCCAGCTGCAAATAGCAGCCGCTACAGTACACGCAGTCGGCTGTACACTGCTCCCATGCAGGCCATATCAGAAGGGGAAACAGAAAACTCAGATGGAAGCCCACACGATGACCGTTCCTCCTGA